tgtattaatgagACAAAAACagcagaattaataaattttttatcgcatgtGTTTTAAGTatgaatgtaaataataaaaatgtacatttttttatatagtttcgTAGATGAATTGTAAAAAGTATGAGTTAGCAATGAGTACGCAACGATTAATGAGTTCGTtgttgaattgaaaaaaatttgcatttgaaGTACAAGCTTTATTtcgctttttatttctctttttgtaaaaCCAAATTGTATGTAAAAGTAAATGCCATATTATGTTATACTATGTATTTAATgccatattatgttataataggtatttatagagaaaaaaatagaacataATCCTTACTACATGTCGGTCAATTAttcaaaacatattttatttgtgaaattatatgtaatgaaatattgtatattatactataaatatttaacacatgtaataaaaaaaacaatacttGTACggtttatgtaattaaaatattatataataaaaatatttaatatacacatatatataattcacacacacacacacacacacgcgcacgcacacgcacgcacacacacacacatacacacatatatataacttttatggATATGCTTTTACttctttattacataaaatgtaaatttaaatttaaatattcatgaaattCGACCAAATGTGACGTAATCTATTCATTGCATTTCCTCCTTTGTAGTTTTCTGATCGTATGACAATCGTAATGGTTACGTCACatacattaaacattaaacagTGTCAATGTCAATGTCACTATGTcgactatacatatatattttatgtgtaatatttagtAGTGTACGAAATAAGTAatgattatagataaaattcacTCATTGATGTCAAAGATATTTGAAATCAAAGATATTTCACGGTATGAAATTAAACTATACTCGAAAAgagacatttattatataaagtacaaaACTTCTTATTTCCGTATAAGAaaccaatattattataataattgtcttTCACTGAACATTTTAACAATACTCatatcatatttcttatacagagactatacataaaattttaatttttttcagaaatacacttagctttatttttctctattaaaacTGTTCAACataacttttaaaagattaatagattcttattattttccatatttatattctaaaagtACCTTTATGCCTTTATATTCTAAAAGTACCTTTAATCTTTGATCTCtatcatttgtatttttaatagtcaTGTGACTTTTTATGCCCAGGTAAAGGTAAAggtaaacataaattaaaaacgaaaGAAGTTACCAGTTTTTACTgcctttacaaaaaaaattaataaataaaaagaaaaaacaaaaaagttaaatttttgctGTGCgtgaatagaataattaattagtaaataagattcacaatatacatataaaataatataataccacACATATAATATCACACTGGAATAATATCCACacttattattcaaataatattttgaactcaaaatttttttaacgcacAAAAATATGACACATAATTTAATGTTCCAGCTTACTTGAAATATTCATGGTTTACGAACAAATTCCACGAAAAACAAACTAAAGAATGCGTAATCTATTCGATCTTGCCGATCTCACTCGACAATCCTATCGTTTCACTAGCAGAACTTCGACTAAACGTCAGATAAGCTTCGTACATGCCACATGAATAAGAACAACGTAAACGCTTACGAGACAATTGTGGACGATTCCTGATAAATACACTGATCgcataatatgttattaaataaaatgttttcaatttcttGATTATGTCAAgagcatatttatatcaatggaGTGCAAATAGCAAATTACTCTATTACTCGGAAAAAGAATTTCATCACTGACGTCGAACTTAAATGTTTACGATTAACATAGCAAGAATAAacaattaagataataatgtaataaaaacgtaattatatataatgattaatatatatatatatatatatatatatatatatatatatatatataatggatatTACATGATGATCGAATCTTGTTCCTGCGCGACACaatatatgcgtgtatattcatatgtaatgtactgttaaattaaaacaaatctcTGCAATTCGCGTAATACATTTACTATTTCTCCATAAATAGAAAGGCGCCAATGATTGCTGAAATCACACTAAGTCAACGAAATACCTATCGGCGGACTAATCCAAGCATTGCAGAAAAAGGGAAGATGATCACGCGATATCGtgcaacaaaaaaatacatgaaaatataataaaaataacacaggAAATGAAATCTTATAGATAATGTAGATGTAGAATGATGCTCGtaagaattcttttaaatgGTAAGATGCAttgtctttaaatatataactaaaaagaaaggaaataaaaagatatattcgaattggaaataaaaagatatattcgaATTGTcagtaattaatgatattagcagagttaattatttatgaccatcttgataaatattttatgatattttataaagaaatataaagttaatgcATATTGTAAGACATATTTCATGTAATATGTATTGTGGCatcaattcaaataatgaCAGTTAATTGATTgctttaacatataattattttgtttttataatacatatatataaatactaaaatatgagagagaaacaaagcATGTATATGTCTATACATTCGTAACATGCACGTTACTTTGTGATAAGAATGATACAGCTCTTGAATTGTATGTCACCGCAATGTAATATGTTTTCTCgtacttttattttcgaaattcgAAGATCTATTCAccgtaattaatttcattgtgagattaatttattcgaatataATAAGCACAGAAcgggataataaaaattgagtcCAAAGTCACGAacgcaaaaacaaaaataaagatagaaaaaaatgataaattcgtTTACATTGacctttaaaaattaaaattttattttcttctattttatcttattttcttattaatataacagcTACTCTGCCTGTCAAAATatggaaaagaaattgatCAGATGTATTAATTTGAGTTAaagctaaaaaattttgcagcaATGAACTTATTAACAAATTCTACCATTTTTTGCTGTTATAGCAAATCAAAttcataaatgttataatcacattttttattattaaacaattttattaaagttattataactttattatatatttttatatattttattatataattttgtattttttgtataaatatgtttgagatgaaaaaattattttctcaaataatcATTGTATTCTGGAGTGCaacaatattcaattattaatattgcatagCGATTAAAAACAGTTCCGAAATATTGGCAAAGTACGAGAcacaatgttaaaatttaaattcttaatacttacatatatatttgacatgcATAAAATGTAATGATTGTGTAttgacgtaaaatatataaatgctcaCATATTGcattgtttgtaaaaaaaagattaaatttaacacattCTTTTTACGTAATACGGTCGTCATAAATGACGGGCAGTTGGAAACATAATTAAACTTGAGCAATATTGTTTCTCATACGTGCCTTtggcattaaaaaataaaacctaCTTTTCAAACTGACCTAGAATGAATTGCATTCACAGCTGCAAAATACTTACATAaagttatatcaaaattgagAAAGAGCAGTCAAGCAATTCACCTTCTTCTAATTTCGAGACATCGGTTTCGGTTCAACGACagtccaataaaaaaaaacttttcctTTTGTCATACTTAACTTTTCATTTGCAACATAATATAACTTTCAAAGTcttaaattgcttttaaacttattctttataattctaaaatgctgttataataaaaatatctaaagttTTTGCTATTTGTTAGTCATCAAagcaataacaatattataaatatctaataataataatactaatttacttatattttatattaaaaaatccatgatttattatttactttattaaaaattattttattaatttaatctaatactatatttcattatcatatgtatatcattattgataaaataatagttgcATTCAACTCttgaatctttataaaaatgacaaaactAGAATTAGATGTATAATAGATACTAATTGTTGAATGGcgtaagattattaaaaatgttatatatatgtctcgTAATAAACGAGTATCTTACGATTCTATCGTGCAGCTAtcgtgcaaataaattttctcgataCGATTTTatgcgagaaagaaaaaaaaaagataaaaatacatcgTACGATATTATCGAGTCTTATATTCGCATAATGTATAATGTTGCATTCTAATCTCAAGAACGCGAGTCCTctttcgatttaattttatctatgaCGCAGCGAGTTTTTTGACCTTGAAATTGAACACATTAGTTCTGTAAAATCATAAGATCATCTACAGCGGAAAATCAATCATTTAACGAATTTACAAAGCCTAATTGCAATAAaagtttgcaattttattatcttatttttatttaaaaatttgctagGCAgcaaattttacatacaattttgCACAGCTATATCTTTgtcatttcatatatatatatatatatatatatatatatatatatatatatatatatcataaatattttatatttactgtgTACCTATGCAATTttcatgagataaaaaaaatttgaaataagataaatatattaaatttaatccgtTATACAAATGTGAatttctgtgtgtgtgtgtgtatgtgtatgctttgtatattgttttttacacTAAAcacgcaataaaatatacttttctgtaatatattttttactaaacgATCTTCTGTCGTATTTCATTAGAAAGACTGAACCAACTTCGatgcaatttttgaaataaacttaCTTCTTTTGCTTTCTTTTGCCATTTTTGATCcaaataaaatgtatcgcTACCAGACGACGAAACTTCACTCTTTCTTCTCTACCGTTTTTTTCGATACTGTCGCGTATCCTTCTGCTTTCTGATGTTTTGACGACCTTACCGCCAAAATAACACTGTCATGCGCAGTTTTGAGGTTAAACGTTACAGCTTTACGTGCTACACGATATTAATCACACATAAACACGCAGTATTTTGTCCTCTGAAATATATCCTTCTCGATTCCTATATAGTGTCCCCCGCCTTTAAGAATTCTCTCTTACTTTTATCAGCATCGCAATTCATGATTCGTTCTTCGATTCTTTTATCGCAGCACTAAAAGAAACACGTGTTTGGCTACTGTTTTaacactatatatttttccattattttatttttatatgtaaaattttttctttgctctctgtaaatttgaaataaaataagtacatatatttattctgtGGAGAGGGAataaaacaacaataataaaaccaagaatataaaaatctactcTAGTTCATAATTTGCATGTTGCCTTCTctgtaacataattttatataatgtattgtaattttcttactttatattgtatatattatattcaaaaaaaaaaaccgaaaaGCGAGACGAAgttgaaacaattatttttattgtaaataaaatagtaaaattacgATAATAGTGACATCTGTATAAGTACACGTGAAGCACACTAGAAAGCTATTATTACCAACTTCGACTGAGTGCTGGCATCACTGTCGCCACTATAATCGATTATAACCAAAGTGCAATTTTTAGTAGCAGACAGTTTTTACAAACTAATGTATGtgaatttttgttaagaactatcgaaattattattaatttttattattaattgcaatagtttttatacattaattaaaaaactatagCATTCCACGATTTTGttcaatttcataaaaattttgtaaccTTATTACAGagatttctcaattttatatattattttatagaaaaatgagatggacatcaatatttttccgtAATGCTAGAGAACCccaaaatgagaaaaaagtaCCTTTTAAGGCGATCCTGCCATTAAAGCTAAGGGACCATGTATCCTCAAAAAATCAGAAAGAAACAGGTACGtttgttcattaaaaaaatttttcaattttataattattaaattactattgtttttttagtttatacaGTATAGCCaatgataatgtaaattacTACAAttgataatagaatatttgtaatattatataaaattgaaaatttttgttttagacCGTGGATGTTTGCACGAATTATCCCTGCTTTTAACATGTCTTGAAGAAAACGAGTTTCAAGACAAAAGATGTATTCCGCAATTTAAAGCATTGAATCAATGTTACAATACCTATATGAAAAATGCAGAGCGTACACAAATTGAACAGGAACAAGAAGTACCTGTACCTAACAGTAAGAATCTTACACATAAGCAAATCACATACCTTTTACAAAGATATCCAACAAAATAGTTTCtcatttctcattttaatgcattaatatatattataaagagatcATATTCCTAGTAggcatatataaatgcataaaaatatatataaaaatatataaccattatcattaaattatattaccataaattattattaccaataaaaattatcttcttggtaaaatctctttaattattaaaataattatttggcaTTTTTAATGTCATCTTCCTGTATATTAGAAACAATGTGTAAACGTCTTAATGCAAGTCGCTTGGAATAACCTAAATATAAGAGAATctattatgcaattttatttagttatataaaatggttatatacttacatttaaatacttaCGAATTGGTTCAATATTGTTGGAGATATTTACAGTCTTTTCTATGACATTCAACTGTTGTTCAATTCTTTGTAAAGCCTTATAATTCTCCAAATGTTTgtctttgtaataataatatgtacagaataatgtTATGGCACAAAGTGTTAAGGCAATTTTTCTGCACAACCATGTTGTACTTAATAAGTGTGCCTGTAAAAAAGATGTAGCtctttttgatgaaaaaattttgatgaaaaaatttattctgaaaCTTTGCCTTTATATTACCTTATCATCTGGAGATTGaagtacaattttattataatattggacTAATATTCTTTCAGCCACTATATTTAAACTTAAGATACTAAAAAGTATAACTCTCGCATCAACTGTTCTTCTAGAAGAACTGAATAATGCACAAAGAATACAGCTGacagtataaaatatgatagattGAAACCAAGACACTTCTCCGATAATCCAACTTTGAAAAGtgtgtatataagaaaaaatttcataaagcaATTCCTTCTGGTCTTTAGCTGattctctaaattttaatcaagataaaaaaaattaatattttaatctttattactcaattaaaaattttcaaattcatattacataaataataatattgaatatcatataaattatttaataaacttactTGAAATCtaaaaccatattattaactGTCTCAGATGAAGACTTTAATACAGTCCCAAGTTCTTTGCCATGATCTAAAAGTTCATTTTGAATACGTAAACCTTCTTTTTGACTGTTCAATATTGTACCCTGCATTTGCGATGCTTCCAATAACTGATCTTTCATTCGTGAAGATACTTGAAATAATCTggattcacacacacatacatgtgtgtgtgtgtatatatatatgtgtgtgtgtgtgtgtgtgaaagtttttctcttatatttaacaatatataataaaatatatacaatattgttaaataaaacacTTACAACTTTATAGTGTTATCAACTTCAGCTTGCCAAGCTTCATGATTCAAAAAGAAACAGATATGAGTTGCATGAATATAGAATTCATTGTAAACACTGAATGCTCGATCTACCATTTCATTAATGCACtttctgcaaaataaatattttgataattaatgattaagaataacatatagaaaataattcactgacaaaaaaaatatgttttaccgACGCTCGTCTTCTGACTGACTAAGATGACAGTCATAAGTTTTATGGCCAGAATCTTCTAAGAAACAGTTTGCTAAGCGCAAGGCAAGAAGAGAATGTTCGTAATCGTTTAACTTGTCACAGCTGTCCTGTAATGTTTGGAGCGCAGTGTGCCAACATTTTCCATGTTGTGGCAATGATGATTTTGCTACAAAAGAAGATTGactacttattatatattagttctTACTTTTTCATTAACTCCTTaccttttattaaaaagtactCTTTTTCTCCTAAATCTCTCAGAATCATGTTGCCATTACTAGCTAATATTCCAtggataataaagaataagagccatatcattttgaaaatatataattctattggAACTAATAAACTTTTTCCATTATCCAAGCGACATAtctcatatatacaaatatcttttctgTCTTTTCATTAAAGTTATAAACTACATATATCTACAATCGTATAAAATACACCTTTGTACTGTTTAGGAGAACAGAAAATAACAACTACACACAATaagtgaaagaaaattaattagcagagtatttattattatgtatgaaaatttgttttatttattatatttatatgatatttttactttgcaaattatttgcaatcgatacgcaatattatttaatatttgcacttatttaaagttaaaaatgattattatttaaagttctaTTGATAATGTtgcatttcaaataatttaaataattttttcaataagaaaTGACAGAAAATCAAGGAATGCAActgaatttaaatcaatttgtaaGAACCACTTTTGATCTAACTCcgaataatttaatcgttgCTCAATTTACAGGGTGACCAACATATTTCTAACAATCATAATtctcgtatataatataaatttaaagttctGCTTCTAGTTGCctgtattaattaacatttaaattaaccGGGTTTGAGGACAGTTCGAAGACAGTTCCATTTCGGCGCGATTGTATGTAAATAACTGCATTAACAGGAGTTGCACGTagtttggaatatttttgttatgcaCTAATgccatctttctctttccttttcttctctttttctctccctcatTCCCTCcttttctccctccctctctctctctctctctctctctctctctctctctctctcggcagATATtacaattagagaaaaaagaaataatccaAAGCAAGTGTAAGTGGCAATGATAGAAATATAGTcatgtgaaaaaagaaaatatcaatgcTCATttgtaattaactttttttacttctttgtTCTTTCCAGCTTTTTCTCTTGCTAACGATTTCCAACTAGACGTTGTGAAACGTAACTAGAATGAACAGACTTGCAGTTGTTGCGATTGGTGCGCCACTTCGATCGCtcga
This sequence is a window from Cataglyphis hispanica isolate Lineage 1 chromosome 17, ULB_Chis1_1.0, whole genome shotgun sequence. Protein-coding genes within it:
- the LOC126855759 gene encoding coiled-coil-helix-coiled-coil-helix domain-containing protein 1, producing MRWTSIFFRNAREPQNEKKVPFKAILPLKLRDHVSSKNQKETDRGCLHELSLLLTCLEENEFQDKRCIPQFKALNQCYNTYMKNAERTQIEQEQEVPVPNSKNLTHKQITYLLQRYPTK
- the LOC126855753 gene encoding uncharacterized protein LOC126855753; the encoded protein is MIWLLFFIIHGILASNGNMILRDLGEKEYFLIKAKSSLPQHGKCWHTALQTLQDSCDKLNDYEHSLLALRLANCFLEDSGHKTYDCHLSQSEDERRKCINEMVDRAFSVYNEFYIHATHICFFLNHEAWQAEVDNTIKLLFQVSSRMKDQLLEASQMQGTILNSQKEGLRIQNELLDHGKELGTVLKSSSETVNNMVLDFKESAKDQKELLYEIFSYIHTFQSWIIGEVSWFQSIIFYTVSCILCALFSSSRRTVDARVILFSILSLNIVAERILVQYYNKIVLQSPDDKAHLLSTTWLCRKIALTLCAITLFCTYYYYKDKHLENYKALQRIEQQLNVIEKTVNISNNIEPIRYSKRLALRRLHIVSNIQEDDIKNAK